The proteins below come from a single Stutzerimonas stutzeri RCH2 genomic window:
- a CDS encoding glycosyl transferase family protein, whose amino-acid sequence MSLETPAEHPFAAFVRILGKGKRGARDLTREEAREAMGMLLDGKVEDAQLGAFLMLLRHKEESAEELAGFTEAVRARVQAPAISVDIDWPSYAGKKRHLPWYLLAAKCLAANGVRILMHGGGAHTAGRIYTEQQLELLGIRRCENWQQVSAALDQSNLAFIPLGAWMPVLQRMIDMRNLLGLRSPVHSLARLLNPLGARCGLQSIFHPGYQDAHRQASTLLGDHAIVIKGEGGEIEMNPDNISHLYGTTNGMPWDEEWPALSERRHVKPAQLDSQQLLAVWTGAHEEAYGELAVIATMALALRGLGMEREAAFAQARAYWQARHSSI is encoded by the coding sequence ATGAGCCTCGAAACGCCTGCAGAACATCCTTTCGCCGCCTTCGTGCGCATTCTCGGCAAGGGCAAGCGTGGTGCACGCGACCTGACGCGTGAAGAAGCTCGCGAAGCCATGGGTATGCTGCTCGATGGCAAGGTGGAGGACGCTCAGCTGGGCGCCTTCCTCATGCTGCTGCGGCACAAGGAGGAAAGCGCCGAAGAGCTGGCCGGCTTCACCGAGGCGGTACGCGCACGGGTGCAGGCACCGGCGATCAGCGTCGATATCGACTGGCCGAGCTATGCCGGCAAGAAGCGCCACCTGCCCTGGTATCTGTTGGCAGCCAAATGCCTGGCGGCGAATGGCGTGCGCATCCTCATGCATGGCGGTGGCGCGCACACCGCAGGGCGCATCTATACCGAACAGCAGCTGGAGCTGCTGGGCATTCGTCGCTGCGAGAACTGGCAACAGGTCAGCGCTGCACTGGACCAGAGCAATCTCGCGTTTATCCCGCTGGGCGCCTGGATGCCGGTGCTGCAACGCATGATCGACATGCGCAACCTGCTCGGCCTGCGCTCACCGGTGCACTCGCTGGCGCGCCTGCTCAATCCGCTGGGTGCCCGCTGCGGCCTGCAGAGCATCTTCCACCCCGGCTATCAGGATGCCCATCGCCAGGCCAGTACCCTGCTCGGCGACCACGCCATCGTCATCAAGGGCGAAGGCGGCGAGATCGAGATGAACCCGGACAACATTTCCCACCTCTACGGCACCACCAACGGAATGCCCTGGGACGAAGAGTGGCCAGCACTGTCCGAGCGCCGGCATGTGAAGCCCGCACAGCTCGACTCGCAACAGCTGCTCGCGGTCTGGACCGGCGCGCATGAAGAGGCCTACGGCGAACTGGCGGTGATCGCCACCATGGCGCTTGCCTTGCGCGGCTTGGGGATGGAGCGCGAGGCAGCATTCGCCCAGGCTCGAGCCTACTGGCAAGCACGCCACTCATCGATTTAA
- a CDS encoding glutathione S-transferase family protein has translation MGLLIDGQWHDRWYASRDGRFEREHSKRHNWITRDGSPGPGGKTAFPAEAGRYHLYVSLACPWAHRTLIYRKLKGLEKLIDVSVVSWLMAENGWTFDKATGSSGDALDNLDYLHQRYTRDDSGYSGRVTVPLLWDRERQCIVNNESSELIRILNSAFDDLTGSHLDFYPEPLRGEIDALNARIYPAINNGVYRAGFATTQEAYEEAFDELFRELDWVERRLGKQRYLTGEYLTEADWRLFTTAVRFDAVYFGHFKCNLRRIEDYPNLSNWLRELYQWPGIAETVDFTHIKSHYYASHRQINGNGIIPKGPALGLHRPHDRERLPGRGIWARHLSAASQA, from the coding sequence ATGGGATTACTGATAGATGGCCAGTGGCATGACCGCTGGTACGCAAGCCGCGACGGCAGATTCGAACGAGAGCATTCCAAGCGTCACAACTGGATCACCCGGGACGGCTCACCGGGCCCGGGTGGCAAGACGGCCTTTCCAGCCGAGGCTGGCCGTTACCACCTCTATGTCTCTCTCGCCTGCCCCTGGGCTCACCGCACGCTGATCTACCGCAAACTCAAAGGCCTCGAGAAGCTGATCGACGTGTCGGTGGTCAGCTGGCTGATGGCGGAAAATGGTTGGACCTTCGACAAGGCCACCGGCTCCAGCGGCGATGCGCTGGACAACCTCGACTACCTGCATCAGCGCTATACCCGCGATGATTCCGGCTACTCCGGACGCGTCACCGTGCCCCTGCTATGGGATCGCGAGCGCCAGTGCATCGTCAACAATGAATCCTCCGAGCTCATCCGCATTCTCAACAGCGCTTTCGACGACCTAACCGGCTCGCACCTGGATTTCTACCCCGAGCCGTTACGCGGCGAGATCGATGCGCTGAATGCGCGGATCTACCCGGCCATCAACAACGGCGTATACCGTGCCGGCTTCGCCACCACACAGGAGGCGTATGAAGAGGCATTCGACGAGCTGTTTCGCGAGCTGGATTGGGTCGAACGGCGGCTGGGCAAACAGCGTTATCTGACCGGGGAATACCTGACGGAAGCCGACTGGCGCCTGTTCACCACGGCCGTGCGCTTCGATGCGGTGTACTTCGGCCATTTCAAGTGCAACCTGCGTCGAATCGAGGACTATCCGAACCTGTCGAACTGGCTGCGCGAGCTGTACCAGTGGCCTGGCATCGCCGAAACGGTGGACTTTACCCATATCAAGAGCCACTACTACGCCAGCCACCGGCAGATCAACGGCAACGGCATCATTCCCAAAGGGCCAGCCCTTGGGCTGCACCGACCGCATGACCGCGAGCGCCTCCCGGGACGTGGCATATGGGCGCGCCACCTCAGCGCTGCCTCGCAAGCCTGA